Proteins from a genomic interval of Acanthopagrus latus isolate v.2019 chromosome 7, fAcaLat1.1, whole genome shotgun sequence:
- the dnajc16 gene encoding dnaJ homolog subfamily C member 16: protein MAASKMSVPLAVVVILLSVLLTGAAQAGPEIDPYKILGVTRSASQAEIKKVYKRLAKEWHPDKNKNPGAEDMFIKITKSYEILSNEDKRANYDRYGQTDDTQPYGGGRYGHRHDSFYFDESFFNFPFNSKNHRDFADSKYILHFNQYVNDVVPDSYKRPYLIKITSDWCFSCIHIEPVWKEVVQEMETLGVGIGVVDVGYERRLANHLGAHRTPSILGVINGKVTFFHYAVAKEHLRQFVEDLLPQRLVERVTDKNDLQFLNSWHELNKPHVLLFDQVPVVPLLYKLTAFAYKDYLQFGYVDQGLSETANLQKQFNINTYAPTMLVFKENTDKPADIIQAKGMKKQIIDEFMSNNKFLLVPRLVNQKLFDELCPVKQFHRRRKYCVLLITGDEETFSFGNQAFLSFASTNGKEVVRFAYVYQRLQQPLCDILMQNKDSAQSPAQVVILERRNAAGKALFKPVSAWNGSEEDKQRLLEELERLQRDPSILNNDAMLPELNNEFASMFVIRWIYASYDYLSEVIDDILHNNWREMMPLLSLIFSALFILFGTVVIQAFSDSSDDKQTKPKAKDGTKAENGSPGSGGTSSRPPKKNFVEVTELTDITYMSNLVKLRPGHMNIVLVLTDASKNILLSKFAKEVYSFTGSMTLHFSFLNIDKHSQWMYTLLEYAQDATQIDADDDDGGNRKMDYTGYVLALNGHKKYLCLFKPVYTGEDLDSKSSEDEGSTAGGRSRSSSREDHPPRKSNRSRSISTLQIHHKLDRLGLWMERLMEGTLPRYYIPAWPGLDKITPSK, encoded by the exons ATGGCAGCGTCAAAGATGTCTGTGCCACTGGCTGTGGTGGTGATCCTCCTGTCGGTGCTGCTGACAGGAGCAGCCCAAGCCGGGCCTGAGATAGATCCATACAAGATCTTAGGAGTGACCAGGAGTGCAAGCCAGGCTGAGATCAAGAAGGTCTACAAGCGTCTTGCAAAAGAATG GCATccggacaaaaacaaaaatccaggAGCTGAGGACATGTTCATCAAGATCACCAAATCCTATGAG ATCCTTTCCAATGAGGACAAACGGGCCAACTATGACCGTTACGGCCAGACAGACGACACCCAGCCGTATGGCGGCGGTCGCTACGGTCATCGCCATGACAGCTTTTACTTCGACGAGTCCTTCTTCAACTTTCCCTTCAACAGCAAGAACCACAGGGACTTTGCTGACAGCAAGTACATTCTACACTTCAACCAGTACGTCAACGACGTGGTGCCAGACAGCTACAAGAGACCGTACCTGATAAAGATCACCTCTGACTGGTGCTTCAGCTGCATCCACATCGAGCCTGTCTGGAAGGAGGTGGTGCAGGAGATGGAGACTCTAG GTGTTGGGATAGGTGTGGTGGATGTCGGCTACGAGAGGAGGTTAGCCAATCACCTCGGAGCCCATCGCACCCCGTCGATACTTGGAGTCATCAACGGCAAAGTGACGTTTTTCCATTACGCCGTGGCAAAGGAGCACCTGAGGCAGTTTGTAGAAGACCTTCTTCCTCAGAGACTTGTGGAGCGG GTCACTGACAAGAATGACCTGCAGTTCTTGAACAGCTGGCACGAGCTCAACAAGCCACACGTGCTTCTGTTTGACCAAGTGCCTGTAGTTCCTCTGTTATACAAA CTGACAGCTTTTGCCTATAAGGACTACCTGCAGTTTGGCTATGTGGACCAGGGCCTTTCAGAGACCGCCAATCTGCAGAAGCAGTTCAATATCAACACTTACGCTCCGACCATGCTGGTCTTCAAAGAGAACACTGACAAGCCTGCTGACATTATACAG GCCAAAGGAATGAAAAAGCAAATCATTGATGAGTTCATGTCAAACAACAAGTTTCTACTCGTGCCACGGCTGGTCAATCAGAAGCTCTTTGATGAGCTCTGTCCTGTCAAACAGTTCCACAGACGCAGGAA ATACTGCGTCCTGCTGATCACAGGTGATGAGGAGACCTTTTCTTTTGGGAACCAGGCGTTTCTCTCATTCGCCTCCACAAACGGCAAGGAGGTTGTTAGATTTGCCTACGTGTACCAGCGGTTACAGCAGCCTCTTTGTGACATCCTCATGCAGAACAAAGACAGCGCACAGTCACCAGCACAG GTGGTGATCCTGGAGAGGCGTAATGCTGCAGGCAAGGCCTTGTTCAAGCCCGTGAGCGCCTGGAACGGCAGCGAGGAGGACAAACAGCGTCttctggaggagctggagcgaCTGCAGAGGGACCCGTCCATCCTCAATAATGACGCCATGCTGCCCGAGCTCAACAACGAGTTTGCCTCT ATGTTTGTAATCAGATGGATCTATGCCTCTTACGATTACCTCTCTGAAGTCATTGACGATATTCTGCATAACAACTG GCGTGAGATGATGCCTCTTTTGTCCCTCATCTTCTCTGCCTTGTTCATCTTGTTTGGAACTGTGGTCATCCAGGCCTTCAG tgactcAAGTGATGATAAACAGACTAAACCAAAGGCAAAAGAtggaacaaaagcagaaaatgggTCACCAGGGTCCGGTGGTACTTCAAG TCGGCCTCCCAAGAAGAATTTTGTGGAGGTGACTGAGCTGACGGACATCACTTACATGAGCAACCTGGTGAAGCTGAGGCCGGGACACATGAACATAGTGCTGGTTCTCACAGACGCCTCCAAGAACATCCTGCTCAGCAAGTTCGCCAAAGAGGTCTATTCCTTCACAGG GAGCATGACGCTGCATTTCTCCTTCCTGAACATTGACAAGCACAGCCAGTGGATGTACACTCTGCTGGAATACGCCCAGGACGCCACACAGATAGATGCAGACGACGACGATGGAGGAAACCGCAAGATGGACTACACCGGCTATGTGCTGGCGCTCAACGGCCACAAGAAGTACCTCTGTCTTTTCAAGCCGGTCTACACTGGGGAGGACCTTGACAGTAAGTCGTCCGAAGACGAAGGGAGCACTGCGGGGGGGAGGTCGAGGTCCAGTTCCCGCGAGGACCATCCACCACGCAAATCCAACCGATCCCGCAGCATATCCACCCTGCAGATCCACCACAAACTGGACCGCCTGGGGCTGTGGATGGAACGGCTCATGGAGGGGACTTTGCCTCGCTATTACATTCCTGCATGGCCCGGACTCGACAAGATCACCCCCAGTAAATAG
- the casp9 gene encoding caspase-9 translates to MEERHRKILQRNRSSLVKDLDPSALYDGLIEKGVFTQDMVDEIKSCATRREQARKLVVDLETRGSRAFPLFLQCLQETEQHSLAELLRNGAPTVQLQPATPTQVVRPVLQPLPVSSPMDVDKQRKDHVPVYPMPRPSTTPTPSPEGEYRLRPQGRTRRDSIQSYKMDASPCGHCLIINNVEFDPQSELSNRRGSNIDCDKLESRFKALNFIVDVKTNLKQRQIKHELSALSKKDHSQYDCCVVIMLSHGTEVSHNRFPGAVYGVDGQHVPVQYITNYLNGQHCPSLQGKPKLFFIQACGGGERDTGFEVSPDEVEPSVGGADDQTDAIPTSSSSDSLSTSDELDARATLPTPSDILVSYSTFPGYVSWRDTQSGSWYVETLDRILDENAATDDLVTMLMMVNHEVSQNSAKGLYKQMPGSFNFLRKLLYFQTQA, encoded by the exons atggaggagagacacaggaagATTCTCCAACGCAACAGGAGCAGCCTGGTGAAAGACTTGGACCCATCAGCCCTCTACGATGGCCTTATTGAAAAGGGCGTTTTCACCCAAGACATGGTCGATGAAATCAAG AGCTGTGCGACCAGGCGCGAACAGGCCAGGAAGTTAGTCGTGGACTTGGAGACCCGCGGGAGTCGAGCCTTTCCATTGTTTCTGCAGTGCCTTcaggagacagagcagcacagtcTGGCTGAGCTGCTGCGGAATGGAGCCCCAACAGTCCAGCTACAGCCTGCTACACCCACTCAGGTTGTTCGCCCTGTTCTCCAGCCTCTCccagtgt CCTCTCCAATGGATGTGGATAAGCAAAGAAAAGACCACGTCCCTGTCTATCCAATGCCCAGACCCAGTACTACTCCCACTCCAT CACCTGAGGGGGAGTACAGACTAAGGCCCCAAGGCAGAACTCGTCGGGACAGCATCCAG AGCTATAAAATGGACGCCAGCCCGTGCGGACACTGCCTGATCATAAACAACGTGGAGTTTGACCCCCAGAGCGAGCTCAGCAATCGCAGGGGGTCCAACATCGACTGTGACAAGCTGGAGAGCAGATTCAAGGCGCTCAACTTTATCGTGGACGTCAAGACGAACCTGAAGCAAAGA CAAATCAAACACGAGCTGTCAGCCTTATCTAAGAAGGATCATTCACAGTATGACTGCTGTGTGGTCATCATGCTGTCACACGGCACTGAG GTGAGCCACAACCGCTTCCCTGGCGCTGTGTACGGTGTGGATGGACAGCATGTCCCGGTCCAGTACATCACAAACTACCTCAACGGCCAGCACTGTCCGTCTCTACAGGGAAAACCCAAACTGTTCTTCATCCAGGCTTGCGGAGGAG GTGAAAGAGACACAGGCTTTGAGGTGTCCCCGGACGAGGTTGAACCATCCGTCGGTGGAGCAGATGATCAGACGGACGCCATTCCCACGTCATCCAGCAGCGACTCTCTGAGCACGTCCGACGAGCTGGACGCCAGAGCCACGCTCCCGACCCCGAGCGACATTCTGGTGTCCTACTCCACTTTCCCTG GTTATGTTTCTTGGAGAGACACCCAGTCAGGCTCCTGGTACGTCGAGACACTAGACCGCATTCTTGATGAGAACGCTGCCACGGATGACTTGGTCACGATGTTGATGATG GTCAACCACGAAGTCTCCCAGAACTCTGCGAAGGGGCTCTACAAGCAGATGCCTGGTTCCTTCAATTTCCTCCGCAAGCTTCTCTACTTTCAAACCCAAGCATAG
- the LOC119023584 gene encoding rhamnose-binding lectin-like, with amino-acid sequence MYKYCVGMSPPSASPATGSSKTMLRFSTTLLLTATFLLVNADFPTETVTTCEANSVHRLSCESGVINVETAQYGRADNATCSEGKAQQVTSDTSCPMVSVKASLSNSCNGKRVCEVNSNIVSESNPCPSTSKYLQTKYNCFPAAQQVTCEHSLAHLQCYEGQALSIYYADYGRHDRHTCIHTLPAPQIQKTDCSRLVTEQVSAHCNGKNSCIIRAGNSVFGDPCFGTYKYLDVSYGCLWPLCSSSYSEKVSPSLIPKSVFFIPKQLTVRRVKRYIRKTDGRGEFIQGKKSHHQSFSAARQAGSSKKQTMLRFRLSTTLLLAATCSLFIAAVISTETAVTCDDSFNVHRLSCGIGVISVQAALYGRADNEICSAGRPQEQLADTDCFQEGTVDILRRRCDGKKVCELNLNAVRTSDPCNGIYKYLQTNYTCLPAIHFATCEHSVAHLHCDEGQVIFVYGADYGRRDMTTCSFKRPASQIENVHCSHHTSKVADSCNGKNSCTITASNSVFGDPCGGTYKYLEVAYVCEYPLVAPDESV; translated from the exons ATGTATAAATACTGTGTGGGTATGTCCCCACCGTCAGCCTCGCCTGCCACTGGCTCCAGTAAAACCATGCTTCGCTTCAGCACCACACTCT tgcTGACGGCAACCTTTCTGCTCGTTAATGCAG ATTTCCCCACAGAGACCGTCACCACCTGTGAAGCCAACTCTGTCCATCGGCTGAGCTGTG AAAGCGGAGTTATCAATGTCGAGACAGCACAGTACGGTCGTGCAGACAATGCGACCTGCAGTGAGGGAAAAGCTCAACAGGTGACTTCTGATACAAGCTGCCCCATGGTGTCTGTTAAAGCCTCCCTCAGCAACAG CTGTAACGGAAAACGGGTGTGTGAAGTAAACAGCAATATCGTCAGCGAATCGAATCCCTGCCCGAGCACCTCTAAATATCTGCAGACCAAATACAACTGTTTCCCAGCAG CACAACAAGTGACATGTGAGCACTCTCTGGCACACCTGCAGTGTT ATGAAGGGCAGGCTCTATCGATCTACTACGCTGATTATGGACGCCACGACCggcacacatgcattcacacactgcCTGCTCCTCAGATCCAAAAAACTGACTGCTCTCGCCTCGTCACCGAACAAGTTTCTGCCCA CTGTAATGGGAAGAACAGCTGTATAATCAGAGCAGGCAACTCAGTGTTTGGAGACCCCTGTTTCGGCACTTACAAGTACCTGGATGTGTCTTACGGATGTTTAT GGCCTCT ATGTTCCAGCAGCTACTCTGAAAAGGTGAGCCCCTCATTAATTCCAAagagtgtgtttttcattccaAAGCAACTCACTGTGAGGAGGGTAAAGAGATACATTAGGAAGACTGACGGACGGGGAGAATTCATTCaaggaaagaaaag CCACCATCAGTCCTTTTCTGCTGCGCGTCAGGCTGGATCttctaaaaaacaaaccatgcTCCGCTTCAGACTCAGCACCACACTGT TGCTGGCAGCAACATGTTCACTCTTCATCGCTGCAG TCATTTCCACAGAGACAGCTGTCACCTGTGATGACAGCTTCAACGTCCATCGCCTGAGCTGTG gtaTCGGAGTGATCAGTGTGCAGGCAGCACTGTATGGACGTGCAGACAATGAGATCTGCAGCGCGGGCAGACCTCAAGAACAACTCGCCGATACGGACTGCTTCCAAGAGGGCACAGTCGACATCCTGAGGAGAAG GTGTGATGGCAAGAAGGTGTGTGAGCTGAACTTAAATGCCGTCCGTACCTCTGATCCCTGTAACGGCATCTACAAATACCTGCAAACCAACTACACCTGCCTCCCAGCAA TTCACTTTGCTACATGTGAGCACTCTGTGGCACACCTGCACTGTG ATGAAGGGCAGGTTATATTTGTCTACGGCGCCGACTACGGACGTCGCGACATGACCACATGCTCCTTCAAACGGCCTGCCTCTCAGATTGAGAATGTCCACTGCTCACACCACACCAGCAAAGTTGCTGACAG CTGTAATGGCAAAAACAGCTGTACTATCACAGCGAGCAATTCAGTGTTTGGTGATCCCTGTGGCGGCACTTACAAGTACCTGGAGGTGGCTTACGTATGCGAGT ATCCTCTGGTGGCTCCAGATGAGTCTGTGTGA
- the LOC119023406 gene encoding cingulin-like — protein MVFVYPRQQYQPNKMENSSERPTDMSREKLIQELEDTREQLKKQKTLKEMYINRGKETTRELERLRKYSDDATLSSAKIATQVRDNTRQKKKKDLHKDYEELKVAHLINEEKYQADLQAEKDKNSLLQKELDQISISYNQLKVRYETDVREQVETLKHELQGEAQQRKLLQQQHNELEIAQASSQDKYTAELQVEQLKNNLLQDKLNKISQGYESEVLTVRQQAESLQRELEKEVKAHADTVLRDLQVITNLKAEQNDLRHRLTEEINNLMQKTLEKEEYYERQLEELKSQLTAQVSLSLVLSTELKALKEAEITEEKPCEQESIATTSAPELLEVTKIPEEKAREQESIDIVSAPELLEVTKIPEEKACEQESIASAPALELDMTQVSEETHPAKPKKSSWKRVRHFLGLRKPQKWKK, from the exons ATGGTATTTGTTTATCCGCGACAACAGTACCAGCCGAACAAAATGGAGAACTCTAGCGAACGCCCCACAGACATGTCTCGGGAGAAACTTATCCAAGAGCTCGAAGATaccagagagcagctgaaaaagcagaaaacccTGAAAGAAATGTATATTAACAGGGGTAAAGAGACTACAAGAGAGCTAGAGCGGCTGAGAAAATACAGCGATGATGCTACTCTCAGCAGCGCAAAGATAGCTACTCAGGTGAGAGACAACaccaggcagaagaagaagaaggatctTCATAAAGATTACGAGGAGCTGAAGGTTGCCCATTTAATCAATGAGGAGAAGTATCAAGCTGACCTCCAGGCGGAGAAGGACAAAAACAGTCTTCTTCAGAAAGAACTGGATCAGATCAGTATCTCCTACAATCAGCTTAAAGTCAG GTATGAAACTGATGTCAGAGAGCAAGTTGAGACTCTCAAACACGAGCTTCAGGGCGAAGCCCAGCAAAGAAAACTccttcaacagcaacacaacgaGCTGGAAATAGCACAAGCATCCAGCCAGGACAAGTATACTGCTGAActccaggtggagcagctgaagaacaaCCTTCTCcaagacaaactgaacaaaatcaGCCAAGGGTATGAATCTGAAGTCCTCACTGTGAGACAGCAGGCTGAAAGTCTGCAACGGGAGCTTGAGAAAGAAGTCAAGGCTCACGCAGACACAGTGTTGCGAGACTTGCAGGTCATTACCAACTTGAAGGCTGAGCAGAACGACCTCCGTCACAGACTGACCGAGGAAATAAACAATCTCATGCAAAAGACCCTGGAGAAGGAGGAATATTATGAGAGacaactggaggagctgaaaagtCAGCTTACTGCTCAGGTCTCTCTCAGCCTTGTCCTCTCCACAGAGCTTAAGGCGTTGAAGGAAGCTGAAATCACAGAGGAGAAGCCGTGCGAGCAGGAGTCTATCGCTACTACCTCAGCCCCCGAACTTCTGGAGGTGACCAAAATCCCCGAGGAGAAGGCGCGCGAGCAAGAGTCCATCGATATTGTTTCGGCCCCCGAACTTCTGGAGGTGACCAAAATCCCTGAAGAAAAGGCATGTGAGCAGGAATCCATCGCTTCTGCCCCGGCCCTTGAACTTGACATGACTCAAGTCTCCGAGGAGACTCACCCAGCTAAACCAAAAAAGTCTTCCTGGAAAAGAGTCCGTCACTTCCTGGGATTGAGGAAACCACAGAAGTGGAAGAAGTGA